One stretch of Ptiloglossa arizonensis isolate GNS036 chromosome 7, iyPtiAriz1_principal, whole genome shotgun sequence DNA includes these proteins:
- the Sif gene encoding guanine nucleotide exchange factor still life isoform X4: protein MGNKLSCSCAPLIRKAYRYEDSPWQTGARDVMGGSGGRRGDTGHLLRCGSLRERKRLWAEVFHVSASGAGTVKWQQVSEDLVPVNITCIQDSPECVFHITAYNSQVDKILDVRLVQPGTRIGQASECFVYWRDTMTNDTWGLNFTSPIDAKQFRECCSPSFKISRKASSSYSLKLEPPNKQKIKTRRKPLSTPASPSRSREPQCTCMTPEQFARLRSQEARYRSFCATSTLPRTMARSTEMEMTPARDKITAATSSASLYDNVNNTTATPGKAPKVESTKQKEKQNETCQTTPKTANVGIETVTVGSQIDSPEEKGTTVSPKKPQKQSQDTSTQQNGTEMLKSEGTQAGGTLQNKSLRKEQLHHTKSADYTDLEMQNGNILNIVNNNNSGRKSKSKSTDDMRIENAQNGGISLDSNTLKRMLKPMSSIDSPVTSPEMTRKKHNHHNGSYHYHPSNNNQKYVMQETENENYAHPYRSPYSNKFQASRSVHDMGRQYIGDMSPPSDNVIFDNQCYATTPSSSNGNSDMEQPTHCNSRRCNSSQTYQQQSMQSVSTPGSPTSRLLLEYEMHLRNTLAKGLDAESYSLRTFEALLTQSMENLEFAENIPLNVQRTPHVSRRRHISNKSSTLPLSYRYCNERQNSKDRDGYYSDRNEMIREKRDRDADRDRGYLSDYNSRCASCIGESARAQWFRHSDGWQSGSSTFGSGASSSINPSYPGHKRDSPWDSLPSLRHEGSLNDSGYKSNRTDSLEQRGTFDRQDSVRSDYMSDRDSRYGIVQQASLESTDSRLCYLTSSEMSDDDRMSLTTAVSDDDDGESVINSPYRGKQTGTAAASFNCTGAVRKAGFLSVKKWLLRKKHQIELARKRGWKGYWVCLKGTTLLFYPCDSQESRAMEAAPKHLIIVDGAIMQPIPEHPKRDYIFCLSTAFGDAYLFQAPCQVELDNWVNSIHSACAAAFARHRGKTGTLHLLQEEIFRLEKAIESDHKLKHMADLQQSVVSDVETKQQINNQIVQWEENLERLHCEQFRLRCYMASLQSGELPNPKSLLTHVSRATKQTLNKLGVFTVSSFHAFICARSPSLLNNLLAGRGATKRRPPLLSRSNSGSSRRSLQISSRDDEKPVKVCVPENQLVSVFLRDAMTVEEFLASACNRKNLNPMEHFVRVKKRRDMEDHNYFVPHRTDLIETYSNTHEVVEVCAKILYQVELQRNTLEQMWGFSVEAELVENSDRQDELCCYVSRVEDKSVAMQNGIIKGDEIMVINGAIVSDLDMMYLESVLQEEVGLCMMMRSSRTEPPDLTGIMRVTDDIIESLVCPPPPSDPPVISEEMISGLIVPAPGWSKESIAQECTSASHIENGKQTSRTNSFEIENLLKTAEQVTGICRSPGETRKSSPTGSVVSSHSQALTPSRQLSDAEKLKKVILELIETERTYVKNLNNLLENYLEPLKRETFLSNAEINALFGNIQEIVTFQRQFLQNLDHAIEMEVDFNNFDHPSQFKGVLFSIGSAFLYYVNHFKLYSSFCASHSKAQKVLHPNEGNQALQEFLQARNPRQQHSSTLESYLIKPIQRILKYPLLLQQLRNLTDERSDEHQHLIEALKGMEKVAEHINEMQRIHEEYGAIFDHLFRQHQKSCKQPIDLSPGDLLYYGGVEWLNISDFLGKIKKGLELHAMCFVFKSAVVFLCKERLRQKKKLMGVSTKANSSEVEIIRYQVLIPVTEVQVRASSAKDMESHFLWELIHLRSQLQRRSEKVYVLSNSTTEFRNAFLRTIRQIIRESVRNMSIPSTKQNLSQPQMTISPRMTTGHVDKFEKQPASQGQNGGNNGAATATGPLSKKVVKPQPLSTSHNVKRKYSQSKQTVEHESSEDKDMEESSAVNQQQTIFRSRSKTISDTSGEMKVEMDSGTKSEGEEDSQAFLGEKKANLGRTPNHLTLSTTSTISAGSTGSQARLIQSSHQPENYQPITVKELGSPIWKPRELSSFGEATTLPRKGKSASEFGDISSSHSASRKSLIEINNCAQQSNYNNNI from the exons ATGGGCAATAAGTTGTCTTGCAGTTGTGCTCCCCTTATCAGAAAGGCGTATCGTTATGAAGATTCCCCATGGCAGACAGGGGCTAGGGACGTAATGGGCGGCAGCGGAGGTCGCAGGGGTGATACTGGCCACTTGCTCAGGTGCGGAAGCTTAAGAGAAAGGAAGAG GTTGTGGGCCGAAGTGTTCCATGTGAGTGCAAGTGGAGCAGGGACTGTAAAATGGCAGCAGGTATCGGAAGATTTAGTTCCTGTAAATATCACTTGCATCCAAGATTCGCCAGAATGCGTCTTCCACATTACCGCGTACAACAGCCAGGTCGACAAAATTCTAGATGTGCGATTGGTTCAACCAG GAACCCGTATCGGGCAAGCGTCCGAATGCTTTGTTTATTGGAGAGATACGATGACTAACGATACATGGGGATTGAATTTTACCTCTCCGATCGATGCTAAACAATTCAGAGAATGTTGC TCACCGTCGTTCAAGATTTCAAGGAAAGCGTCCTCTTCTTACTCGTTGAAGCTCGAACCACCGAACAAGCAGAAGATCAAAACGCGGAGAAAGCCTCTATCGACACCAGCATCGCCGAGCAGGTCCAGAGAGCCTCAATGCACTTGCATGACCCCGGAACAATTTGCCAGACTTCGAAGTCAAGAAGCTAGATATCGCAGTTTCTGCG CCACTTCAACGCTTCCCCGTACAATGGCACGATCCACGGAAATGGAAATGACACCGGCTCGCGATAAAATAACAGCGGCAACATCCAGTGCGTCTCTTTACGATAATGTCAACAATACGACCGCAACTCCAGGAAAGGCGCCAAAAGTTGAATCGACGAAACAGAAGGAGAAACAGAACGAAACGTGTCAGACAACACCGAAGACAGCGAACGTTGGCATTGAAACTGTTACCGTTGGCTCACAG ATCGATAGCCCGGAGGAGAAAGGTACTACCGTTTCGCCGAAAAAACCTCAGAAACAAAGTCAAGATACGTCTACTCAACAAAATGGCACTGAAATGTTAAAGTCGGAAGGCACTCAGGCCGGTGGCACCTTGCAAAACAAATCTCTCCGAAAAGAACAATTACACCACACAAAGTCTGCCGATTACACAGACCTGGAAATGCAAAATGGCAATATTCTCAATATAGTGAATAACAATAACAGTGGAAGGAAATCGAAAAGCAAGAGCACAGACGACATGAGGATCGAGAATGCGCAAAACGGTGGTATCAGTTTGGACTCGAATACCCTGAAAAGAATGTTAAAGCCTATGTCGAGTATCGACAGTCCTGTTACATCGCCAGAGATGACCAGAAAGAAGCACAACCATCATAATGGATCTTATCATTATCATCCGAGCAATAATAACCAGAAGTATGTTATGCAAGAGACTGAGAACGAAAACTATGCGCATCCGTATCGAAGTCCGTACAGTAACAAATTCCAGGCTTCTAGAAGCGTGCACGACATGGGACGTCAGTATATTG GTGACATGTCGCCGCCGTCGGATAATGTCATCTTCGATAATCAGTGTTACGCGACCACGCCGAGTTCGTCGAATGGTAACTCGGACATGGAACAACCAACGCACTGCAATTCGCGACGTTGTAACAGCAGCCAGACATATCAACAGCAAAGCATGCAATCCGTTTCAACGCCTGGCAGTCCGACCAGTAGACTTCTTCTCGAGTACGAGATGCATTTAAGGAACACCTTGGCCAAGGGTTTGGATGCCGAGAGTTACAGTTTACGTACATTCGAGGCACTGCTCACGCAAAGTATGGAAAATTTAG AATTTGCAGAAAATATACCACTAAACGTACAGCGCACACCACATGTTTCACGAAGAC GTCATATTTCGAACAAGTCGTCGACGTTGCCACTGTCGTATCGTTACTGCAACGAAAGACAAAACAGTAAAGACAGAGACGGCTATTATAGCGATCGCAACGAAATGATACGAgagaagagagacagagacgcTGACCGAGATCGTGGATATCTTAGCGATTACAATTCGAG atGTGCCAGTTGCATCGGAGAATCGGCACGCGCTCAGTGGTTTCGGCATTCCGACGGATGGCAGTCGGGCAGTTCCACTTTCGGTTCTGGTGCTTCCAGTTCGATAAATCCAAGTTATCCGGGACATAAACGTGACTCTCCGTGGGACTCTCTTCCATCGTTGAGACACGAGGGCAGTCTTAACGATAGCGGATATAAATCTAATCGAACAGACTCTCTGGAACAAAG gGGCACTTTTGATAGACAAGACAGCGTAAGATCCGATTACATGTCGGATAGGGACAGTAGATACGGAATCGTTCAACAAGCTTCTTTGGAAAGTACAGACTCGAGACTTTGCTACTTGACGTCGTCAGAG ATGTCGGATGATGATAGAATGTCGCTAACTACGGCTGTGAGCGATGACGATGACGGTGAAAGCGTGATAAATTCACCGTATCGAGGAAAACAAACTGGCACAGCTGCAGCTTCGTTCAATTGTACAGGAGCGGTTCGAAAGGCTGG ATTTCTTAGCGTGAAAAAATGGCTGTTACGGAAGAAACATCAGATCGAGCTTGCGAGAAAAAGAGGCTGGAAGGGTTACTGGGTTTGTTTGAAAGGGACTACGCTTCTCTTCTATCCCTGCGATTCGCAAGAAAGCAGAGCTATGGAAGCGGCGCCGAAGCATTTAATTATAGTTGATGGCGCAATTATGCAACCAATTCCAGAACATCCGAAAAGGGATTACATATTTTGTCTGAGTACCGCGTTCGGCGATGCTTACTTATTCCAA GCACCGTGTCAGGTGGAACTTGACAACTGGGTGAACAGCATTCATTCGGCTTGCGCCGCTGCATTTGCGCGTCATCGCGGCAAAACCGGGACTCTTCATTTGTTGCAGGAAGAGATCTTTCGGTTAGAGAAGGCGATAGAATCG GATCACAAATTAAAGCATATGGCTGATCTTCAGCAGTCTGTTGTTTCCGACGTGGAAACGAAACAGCAAATCAACAATCAGATCGTCCAATGGGAAGAAAACTTAGAACGACTCCACTGCGAGCAATTTCGTCTCAGGTGCTACATGGCTAGTTTACAGAGTGGCGAGTTACCTAATCCTAAA AGTTTATTGACGCACGTATCTCGTGCTACGAAGCAAACGTTAAACAAATTAGGAGTCTTTACGGTGTCGTCGTTTCACGCTTTTATATGCGCACGAAGTCCCTCGTTGTTGAACAACCTGCTGGCAGGTCGCGGAGCTACTAAGAGAAGGCCACCGTTGCTCTCAAGGTCGAATAGTGGATCCAGTAGAAGATCTCTTCAAATTTCTTCGAGAGACGACGAGAAGCCTGTAAAAGTATGCGTACCGGAGAATCAG ttggtgtctgtatttttgcgTGATGCTATGACGGTCGAAGAATTTTTGGCAAGTGCTTGCAACAGGAAGAATTTGAATCCGATGGAACATTTCGTTCGCGTGAAGAAGCGACGCGACATGGAAGATCATAATTATTTCGTACCGCATAGGACCGACTTGATAGAAACATAC TCGAATACGCACGAGGTGGTTGAAGTTTGCGCCAAGATCTTGTATCAAGTAGAGTTGCAAAGAAATACTCTCGAacaaatgtggggtttctcggTGGAAGCAGAGCTAGTGGAAAATTCCGATAGGCAGGACGAATTGTGTTGTTACGTTAGCAGAGTTGAAGATAAAAGTGTGGCAATGCAAAACG GAATTATTAAAGGCGACGAGATCATGGTGATCAACGGTGCGATTGTAAGCGACCTGGATATGATGTATTTGGAAAGTGTACTACAAGAAGAAGTCGGTCTCTGTATGATGATGAGGTCGTCTCGAACCGAACCACCGGATCTCACGGGTATAATGCGGGTTACCGATGACATAATCGAGAGCTTGGTTTGTCCACCGCCACCTTCCGATCCACCGGTCataagcgaagaaatgatttcCGGTCTGATCGTTCCAGCTCCTGGTTGGA GCAAGGAAAGCATAGCGCAGGAGTGTACGTCAGCGTCTCACATAGAAAACGGCAAGCAAACGTCTCGCACAAATtcattcgaaattgaaaatttgttaaaaaccgCTGAACAAGTTACGGGGATCTGTCGATCGCCTGGTGAAACTAGAAAGTCGAGTCCTACCGGAAGTGTGGTTAGCTCTCATTCGCAAGCTCTCACGCCAAGCCGGCAACTAAGCGATGCTGAGAAACTGAAAAAAGTAATTCTAGAATTGATCGAGACTGAACGGACTTACGTCAAG AATTTAAACAATTTGTTGGAGAACTACTTGGAGCCCCTTAAACGCGAGACTTTCCTATCGAATGCAGAGATAAATGCATTGTTTGGAAACATTCAAGAAATTGTTACGTTCCAACGACAGTTTCTACAAAATCTTGATCACGCGATCGAAATGGAGGTTGATTTCAATAATTTTGATCATCCGAGTCAGTTTAAG GGTGTCCTGTTTTCCATTGGAAGTGCCTTTTTGTACTACGTAAATCACTTCAAGCTTTACAGCTCGTTTTGTGCCAGCCATTCGAAGGCGCAAAAGGTTTTACATCCAA aCGAAGGAAATCAAGCTTTACAAGAGTTCCTGCAAGCAAGAAATCCAAGACAACAGCACTCGTCGACTTTAGAGTCATACTTGATAAAACCGATTCAAAGAATACTCAAGTATCCTTTGCTTCTGCAGCAGCTTCGAAATCTCACGGACGAACGAAGCGACGAACACCAACATTTGATTG AGGCGTTAAAGGGCATGGAGAAAGTAGCGGAGCATATAAACGAAATGCAAAGAATTCACGAGGAATATGGAGCTATCTTTGATCATTTGTTCAGACAACATCAAAAGTCTTGCAAGCAG CCGATCGATTTGAGTCCCGGGGATCTTCTGTATTATGGGGGTGTCGAGTGGCTTAACATTTCTGATTTTCTTGGTAAAATTAAGAAAGGCCTGGAGTTGCACGCCATGTGCTTCGTTTTCAAATCCGCCGTTGTCTTTTTGTGTAAAGAAAGATTGAGACAAAAGAAGAAACTTATG GGCGTTTCAACGAAAGCAAATTCCAGCGAAGTAGAAATAATTCGTTACCAAGTATTAATTCCTGTGACGGAAGTTCAAGTCCGAGCTAGTTCCGCCAAAGATATGGAATCCCATTTCTTATGGGAGTTGATTCATTTAAGAAGTCAATTACAGAGAAGATCGGAGAAAGTATATGTGCTGTCCAATAG CACAACAGAATTTAGAAACGCGTTCCTGAGGACTATTCGCCAAATTATTCGAGAATCGGTGCGAAATATGAGTATACCGTCGACGAAACAGAATCTCAGCCAACCTCAAATGACGATATCTCCACGAATGACGACTGGACACGTGGATAAGTTCGAGAAACAGCCGGCGAGTCAAGGACAAAATGGCGGCAATAATGGAGCGGCAACTGCTACCGGACCACTGTCCAAGAAGGTGGTTAAACCGCAACCGTTATCGACATCGCACAATGTAAAACGAAAATACAGTCAATCGAAACAAACAGTGGAGCACGAAAGTTCCGAAGACAAGGACATGGAAGAATCAAGTGCGGTTAATCAACAGCAAACTATCTTTCGCTCCAGAAGCAAGACTATAAGCGATACGTCCG GGGAGATGAAGGTCGAGATGGATTCGGGGACGAAATCCGAGGGAGAGGAAGACTCGCAAGCTTTTTTAGGTGAGAAGAAGGCGAATTTGGGGCGCACTCCGAATCATTTGACTTTGAGCACCACTTCAACCATTTCAGCAGGAAGTACGGGTAGTCAGGCAAGATTAATCCAGTCCTCTCATCAACCGGAAAACTATCAACCCATTACAGTCAAAGAGCTTG GTTCACCCATCTGGAAACCGCGGGAATTATCCTCGTTTGGAGAGGCCACTACGCTGCCACGTAAGGGTAAGTCGGCCAGCGAGTTTGGGGATATAAGCTCATCTCACAGTGCTTCCCGAAAGTCTCtgatagaaatcaataactgtgcTCAACAATCTAACTATAATAAcaacatttaa